A single window of Bordetella genomosp. 11 DNA harbors:
- the cysQ gene encoding 3'(2'),5'-bisphosphate nucleotidase CysQ → MLSASQLTSVLQVARDAGHAVMAVYDACSRGASPEVSRKADDSPVTEADMDSHRIIVAGLAALDEALPVVSEEDTDSHAHRTRKGRYWLVDPLDGTKEFLDRNGEFTVNIALIDNGTAVAGVVVAPALGLEYWGATGLGAWRDTGTGPSQLSVCTPCAASLPRVIASRSHLDSATQDYLRRLGPHSLVQAGSSLKFCRIAEGAADLYPRFGPTCEWDVAAAHAILEAAGGQVLCLDGTPLRYGKAGVLNPPFIASNGHVSV, encoded by the coding sequence ATGCTGAGCGCTTCACAACTCACGTCGGTTCTCCAGGTAGCACGTGACGCCGGCCATGCGGTCATGGCCGTCTACGACGCATGCTCGCGCGGCGCTTCCCCTGAGGTGTCCCGGAAAGCCGACGACAGCCCGGTGACCGAAGCCGATATGGACTCGCACCGTATCATCGTCGCGGGATTGGCGGCGCTGGACGAGGCCTTGCCCGTGGTTTCGGAAGAGGACACCGATTCGCATGCCCATCGCACGCGCAAAGGGCGCTACTGGCTGGTGGATCCCTTGGACGGCACAAAGGAATTCCTGGATCGCAATGGCGAATTCACGGTCAACATCGCCCTGATCGACAACGGGACCGCGGTTGCCGGCGTCGTCGTCGCCCCCGCATTAGGCCTGGAATATTGGGGGGCGACTGGCCTGGGAGCCTGGCGCGATACAGGCACGGGACCGTCGCAATTAAGCGTTTGCACCCCCTGCGCCGCTTCCTTGCCCCGTGTGATCGCCAGCCGCAGCCATCTGGACAGCGCCACCCAGGATTATCTTCGACGGCTGGGCCCTCATTCGCTCGTGCAAGCAGGCAGCTCGTTGAAATTCTGCCGCATCGCCGAGGGCGCGGCGGATCTTTATCCACGGTTCGGTCCGACCTGCGAATGGGATGTCGCCGCGGCACACGCGATTCTCGAGGCGGCCGGAGGACAGGTGCTGTGCCTGGATGGCACGCCCCTGCGCTATGGCAAAGCAGGCGTGCTGAATCCACCCTTTATCGCCAGCAACGGGCACGTCTCGGTGTAG